CGACGAGCGGCTGCGAGCGCGGGTGTTTGCCGTTGACTTCGATCGCATCGAAGGGGACGTCCTCGAGTTCCCGGACTGTACTGTTCCGGAATGGATGGGCGACGATCGCAGCACAGTCGCGGTCGTGTGCCAGCGCGACCGCCTCCTTGGGGGAGAGTGCGCCGGGTTTCGTTGCCACCGGCGGGTCGGGCCCGACGACGAGGACGTGACCGCGGTCGGTCGTGATCTCGATCCCCGGCAACGTTTCGACGTCCGGCGACGGATCGAACGCCGTGTAGTAATCGTGGTTAGTTGTCGCGACGCCGTCGAGACCACGTCGCTCGGCCATCTCGGTGAGCAGTCGAACGCCGAGCGGGTCGTATCGGTCGCCGAGCGACCGCCGACCGTGGAAGAATCGCGTGTGCGTATGGAGATCGACCGCGTACATAGGAGAGCAAACGCCGGGCAGACCCTTTTGCATGCGGCCGGCATGCACTGCAGTATGACACCTGCGGAGGCGAGCGAGCGTGTTCTCGTCCTCAACCCCGTGAGCGGGAGCGGGGATCACGTCGACGACGTCGTCGAACTCGCGGACGACCACGGCTTCGAGATTCGAAAGACCGAGGAGGGCGGCGACGCGAAGCGGTTCGCCCACGACGTTGCACCCGATGCCGATCTCGTCGCCGCGGCCGGCGGCGACGGCACCCTCAACGCCGTCGTCAACGGCGTCGCCGCCGCGGACGCCCTCGAGACGACGACCGTCGCCGTCGTCCCCGCGGGAACGGGGAACAACTTCGCGACCAACATCGGGATTCAGGGGCTCGAGCACGCGTTTACGGTGATCGAAAACGGCCGACGGCGGTCGATCGATATCGCGACAGCGAACGATCGAATCTTCGTCAACTCCTGTGTCGGCGGGATCACCGCCGAGGCGAGCAGCGAGACGACTCCGGAGAGCAAGGCGGATCTCGGCGTGCTCGCGTACGTGAAGAACACCGTCGAGACGGTCGGCAAGTTCGACTCGCTCCCCCTGCGGGTGGAGACGGCTACGGGTCCGAACGGCGAGACGGCCCAGGCCTGGGAGGGCGAGGCCCTATTCGTCCTCA
This genomic stretch from Natrinema sp. SYSU A 869 harbors:
- a CDS encoding CehA/McbA family metallohydrolase encodes the protein MYAVDLHTHTRFFHGRRSLGDRYDPLGVRLLTEMAERRGLDGVATTNHDYYTAFDPSPDVETLPGIEITTDRGHVLVVGPDPPVATKPGALSPKEAVALAHDRDCAAIVAHPFRNSTVRELEDVPFDAIEVNGKHPRSQPLVEELANGRDLPLVGGSDAHYPFEVGRAYTVVEADRLTPASIVDAIRDGDVSARVSRTGFDRLLRRGYRAIHNRKQVIDAIERPTPGVGRPPGEEEAPPGEEEAPPGEKEAD
- a CDS encoding diacylglycerol kinase family protein, producing the protein MHCSMTPAEASERVLVLNPVSGSGDHVDDVVELADDHGFEIRKTEEGGDAKRFAHDVAPDADLVAAAGGDGTLNAVVNGVAAADALETTTVAVVPAGTGNNFATNIGIQGLEHAFTVIENGRRRSIDIATANDRIFVNSCVGGITAEASSETTPESKADLGVLAYVKNTVETVGKFDSLPLRVETATGPNGETAQAWEGEALFVLIGNCRRFTGVRTAQANVEDGLLEVTIVEDAAATDLLGGAALEGLFGQESTHIVRRRTPSLVIESRKDSIEYSLDGEMLETETVRLETDPGALTLPVGDGYRPNPDEEERWPIGTPANQ